In Dendropsophus ebraccatus isolate aDenEbr1 chromosome 14, aDenEbr1.pat, whole genome shotgun sequence, the following proteins share a genomic window:
- the LOC138772613 gene encoding coenzyme Q-binding protein COQ10 homolog B, mitochondrial-like, which yields MAGHCGRNASMLLRALLETESRPCQAALRRAGSKQQGVRHLSSCGILASQCTRLLPLPSPVQHVQARSFLNLTAPILGSKRMDYTESKVLGYSVEQMFDIVANVEDYKMFVPWCKSSKVLSRRNGVTRAELEVGFPPIVERYTSEIFIKPNHQIRAVCNDGKLFSHLETVWRFGPGLPGRPDTCTLDFYVSFEFKSLLHSHLATVFFDEVAKQMVTAFEKQAARVYGRQTLPIRTSKLRAVQ from the exons ATGGCCGGACACTGCGGGAGAAACGCATCTATGTTACTGAGAGCTCTGCTGGAGACCGAGAGCCGACCGTGCCAGGCGGCGCTGAGGAGAGCAGGGAGCAAGCAGCAGGGAGTAAG ACATTTGAGCTCCTGTGGGATTCTGGCTTCACAATGTACACGACTACTACCTCTACCGTCTCCGGTCCAGCACGTGCAGGCCAGATCCTTCCTGAACCTTACCGCGCCCATCTTGGGGAGCAAAAGGATGGACTATACCGAATCTAAAGTCTTAGG GTATTCAGTAGAACAGATGTTTGACATTGTTGCAAACGTGGAGGACTACAAGATGTTTGTACCTTGGTGCAAAAGTTCGAAAGTCTTGTCCCGTCGCAACGGAGTCACCCGTGCCGAGCTGGAGGTGGGCTTCCCACCCATCGTGGAACGTTACACATCTGAGATATTCATTAAACCCAACCATCAAATCCGG GCTGTCTGCAATGACGGGAAGCTTTTTAGTCACCTGGAAACGGTGTGGAGATTTGGACCGGGATTACCTGGCCGGCCGGACACCTGCACGCTTGACTTCTAT GTATCCTTTGAATTCAAGTCTCTTCTTCACTCTCACCTGGCCACCGTCTTTTTCGATGAAGTAGCCAAGCAGATGGTCACGGCGTTCGaaaagcaagcggccagagtgTACGGACGGCAGACGCTTCCAATCCGGACGTCCAAACTCCGAGCTGTCCAGTAA